In Helianthus annuus cultivar XRQ/B chromosome 3, HanXRQr2.0-SUNRISE, whole genome shotgun sequence, a single window of DNA contains:
- the LOC110932129 gene encoding uncharacterized protein LOC110932129, with the protein MGKGDKIPFWLDLWAGNRTLSDTFPNLYNHESDKRCYVSDRYRTNQGGIQWFWGSRNNLSSNALLKEWDECLAVINEVTISQRSDAWLWRMGEKQVEFQARLVRAELDEISLINETTVLIWLHWIPKKVNCFLWRVVLDRIATKEALQILRIHLPSVNCVLCNEEIESVNHLLVTCGLAQQIWAVIFQWMKIPLPRYILSVVQLLEFTDSYQGIKKYKRAVYTAVATTCWIIWKTRNDVIFKSKPPVLAKIIGDIKVVSFSWVCNRSELKDFPWEKWRSFRMRE; encoded by the coding sequence ATGGGAAAAGGAGACAAAATCCCGTTTTGGTTGGATTTATGGGCTGGAAATAGAACTTTAAGCGATACTTTTCCGAATCTTTATAATCATGAAAGTGACAAAAGATGCTATGTCTCGGATCGTTATAGAACAAACCAAGGAGGTATCCAGTGGTTCTGGGGAAGTAGAAACAATCTGTCATCTAATGCATTGTTAAAAGAATGGGATGAATGTTTGGCAGTCATAAACGAGGTCACAATTAGTCAAAGATCAGATGCGTGGCTATGGAGGATGGGTGAGAAACAAGTGGAATTTCAGGCAAGATTGGTAAGGGCGGAACTTGATGAAATCAGTTTAATAAACGAAACAACAGTGCTGATCTGGCTGCATTGGattcccaaaaaggttaactgCTTCCTTTGGAGAGTCGTTTTGGACCGGATCGCTACGAAAGAGGCACTTCAGATTCTGCGAATTCATCTTCCCTCGGTTAACTGTGTCCTATGCAATGAAGAGATTGAATCGGTTAACCACCTTCTCGTTACATGCGGCTTGGCTCAACAAATCTGGGCTGTAATCTTTCAATGGATGAAGATTCCTCTTCCTAGATATATCCTAAGTGTGGTGCAATTATTGGAGTTCACGGACTCGTATCAAGGGATAAAGAAATACAAAAGGGCGGTGTATACGGCGGTAGCAACAACCTGCTGGATCATTTGGAAAACGAGAAATGATGTCATTTTCAAAAGCAAACCTCCAGTCCTTGCGAAGATAATTGGAGACATCAAAGTAGTTTCGTTCTCATGGGTTTGTAATCGTTCAGAACTCAAGGATTTTCCATGGGAAAAATGGAGAAGTTTTCGTATGAGAGAGTAA
- the LOC110929821 gene encoding alkane hydroxylase MAH1 has product MTRSENPMASIHYSNMLLILIVLFVSAVVFLHRRRRLPITNWPLIGMTPHLLLNIHRIHDYATHILTVSDGTFMFKGPWFANIDMLVTSDPANIHHMLSKNFHNYPKGPEFRKMFDLLGDGIFNSDHELWEIHRKTTMSLLKHPEFHTLLETNIKNKLEKGLLPLLNFVSSHHQETDLQEIFQRFTFDAICVLLLDYDPESLCIDLPFVPCEKAFTDAEEALLWRHILPEEVWKLQRRFGIGKEKKLSDAWKVFDEFIYKCLDLKDENKEEDKSGLLTSLIRGFDGQRGTSGDSRKFIKDTILNLMIAGRDTTSTALSWFFYLLAQNPIVEKNIRDEIKKHLGGRKWESLSIKELGELIYLHGGICEALRLYPPVAFEHKSPAAADVLPSGHAVDEHARIILSFYSMGRMEGIWGEDCMEFKPERWFSSGGGIKHEPSYKFTAFHAGPRTCLGKEMAFVQMKMVATAIIHHYHVGLVEGHNVRASDSILLQMKYGLKVRLFPININQAS; this is encoded by the coding sequence ATGACTCGATCAGAAAATCCCATGGCTTCCATTCACTACTCCAATATGCTTCTCATTTTGATCGTCCTTTTTGTTTCAGCTGTGGTGTTTCTTCACCGTCGAAGGCGCCTCCCTATTACTAATTGGCCGCTTATTGGCATGACGCCCCATCTCCTCCTAAATATCCACCGTATTCATGATTACGCCACTCATATCCTCACAGTTAGTGATGGTACTTTCATGTTCAAAGGTCCTTGGTTTGCCAATATAGACATGCTTGTCACCTCGGACCCTGCCAACATTCACCACATGTTGAGTAAGAACTTCCACAACTATCCTAAAGGCCCCGAATTTCGTAAAATGTTTGATCTCCTTGGAGATGGTATATTCAACTCGGATCATGAGTTATGGGAAATTCATAGGAAAACAACCATGTCTCTACTCAAACATCCTGAATTTCACACACTCTTGGAAACAAACATCAAGAACAAACTTGAAAAAGGACTTCTTCCTCTCCTTAACTTTGTGTCCTCGCATCATCAGGAGACAGATTTGCAAGAAATATTTCAGCGGTTCACTTTTGATGCTATTTGTGTATTGCTTTTGGATTATGACCCTGAAAGTTTGTGTATTGATTTACCCTTTGTTCCATGCGAGAAGGCTTTTACGGATGCTGAAGAAGCTCTTCTTTGGAGACATATATTGCCTGAAGAAGTTTGGAAGTTGCAGAGGAGATTTGGGATAGGGAAGGAGAAGAAGTTAAGTGATGCTTGGAAGGTTTTTGATGAATTTATATACAAGTGTTTGGATCTAAAAGACGAAAACAAGGAGGAAGATAAGTCAGGGTTGTTAACATCATTGATTAGAGGTTTTGATGGACAAAGAGGGACATCCGGGGACTCAAGAAAGTTCATAAAAGACACCATACTCAATCTAATGATCGCGGGGAGAGACACTACAAGCACCGCTCTTTCTTGGTTCTTTTATCTACTTGCCCAAAACCCGATAGTAGAGAAGAATATCCGAGACGAGATCAAGAAACATTTGGGTGGAAGAAAATGGGAAAGTTTGAGTATAAAAGAGTTGGGAGAATTGATCTATCTTCACGGAGGTATATGCGAAGCATTAAGGCTATACCCGCCAGTTGCATTTGAGCACAAATCTCCAGCAGCAGCGGACGTACTACCAAGTGGTCATGCCGTTGATGAGCACGCAAGGATAATTCTATCGTTTTATTCGATGGGGAGAATGGAAGGGATATGGGGGGAAGATTGCATGGAGTTTAAGCCAGAAAGATGGTTTTCAAGCGGAGGAGGGATAAAGCATGAGCCGTCGTACAAGTTCACCGCATTTCATGCAGGGCCAAGGACTTGTTTGGGTAAAGAAATGGCTTTTGTTCAGATGAAAATGGTGGCGACTGCAATCATTCACCATTACCATGTGGGGTTGGTGGAGGGTCACAATGTTCGTGCAAGTGATTCCATCTTACTACAGATGAAATATGGTTTGAAGGTCAGGCTCTTCCCTATCAACATCAATCAAGCTTCTTGA